The window CAAAAGACTTTGCCAACTATATTTCATTGTTTCTGATGGTAACCAAGTTTATATATGTGGAAAATAAAATCTGGAAGGTCAACGGTTCATTAATAGAAAAACTTGAACGTCCCGGACTTCTTTCCAAAAATCTTTTTAAATTCCTTTTTTTCTCCAGAGACTATAACGAATACTACAAATCACCCTTGGTGCTGAATACTATCTACGCCAATAATGACTTTGAAGTTGTTCATAAAAGAAAAAGTATCATCAAAACACTGTCCCTCTTTTTTGATGAGGAACGCATTTCCTATGATAAAGTTTACGCAATTCTTATTAAACGTTACGCTTTTTTCAGGGAATACAACAATCCCTCAAATTTTTACTACACCAAGGGTGATGTCTATTCCAACAGACAATTCATTTTTCTTTTCATTTTCAAAACATTAAGTTATCTGGGTATCGTTCAAATTGAAAAGAAAGGCAAAACAATGACCGATTACTATTTCAAGATTACACCCTATGGCAAACAATTGATTTCAGAATATATGGAAAAAGAGGCCTTGCAAAATCAATTACTAAATACCACGGATAGCAAAAAGATGATCCGGCCTTATCAGGTCATTTCCAAATCAGCCGAACAAAATCAGGCTTCATTTCAATTGATGTTTAACCAGGTAGCTCCTGATCAGCAAAAAACTGCCAATTATAGTTTGATGAATTTTAAAAAACCAAAGTCCGCAGATAAGGAAAAAGATTTTACCAATACAATAAAAAGCAGAATAATACGCAAAGTCCAATCGGAAAATATCCCTAACCTCCTCGTTTAAGCGACCATGCTTATCAGCGAAATTACTCAATTTTTTGAAAATCTGTATCCCCTTAAATATTCATTATCCTGGGACAATTGCGGTTTACAAACAGGTTCTCTGTATAAACCTGTGTCCAACGTTTTAATTACTTTAACTCCCACCACAGAGTCCATAAAAAATGCTATCGAAAACCACTGCGAGCTAATGATCTGCCACCACCCGTTAATCTTTAAATCTCTCGCCAGCATTAATACTTCCGAGGTTAACGGACAACTTATTGAAAAACTGATAAAAGCAAATATTACCCTATACGCTATGCACACAAATCTTGATATTGCCAGAAACGGGATAAGTGATGTCCTTGCCAATTACTTTGACCTTAATAATATTCAAGTGTTAAATATAACTAACCATGAAAAAATATATAAAATTATTGTTTATGTCCCTGCGGCTCAGTTTTCAAATTATCGTGAAAAACTTCTGGACAGCCCTGTTGGAAATATCGGGAATTACTCTCACTGTTCATTCAGCTCAGAAGGTGAAGGTACCTTTAAGCCTGGACTCACTTCCAAACCATTTATCGGACAAGCCGGGGAATTAAGCAAAGTTAAAGAATACAAGCTGGAAACAGTAGTCCTGGGAAAAGATCTGGAGAAGGTTATAGAACAAATAGTAAGGCTACATCCTTATGAAGAACCCGCATACGATGTAATACTGCTTCACAACAACTGTTCTCAGGTCGGCCTGGGGCGTTATGGTAGCATTGAACCCGTTAAATTGCAGGAATTTAATCAAAAGATAGTCGGAACATATAAAGGATATATTAATATGGACAGAATAATAAAAACAATCGCGGTATGCGGCGGTAACGGCAGTGATCTGGTACAAAAAGCTGTTGATTGTAATGTTGACCTTTTCATAAGCGGTGACATTGATTATCATGCTGATCTGCTGGCCAGAGAATCAGGCTTAACCATATTTGATATCGGCCATGAAAATAGTGAAAAAGTGATTCTCCCTTACCTGCATGATCTGCTTTCCAAAAAATTCGGTGAACAACTGAACAAAATATCTATTTACTGATTTTCACTCAGAATTTTAATGACCGGAAGAAGTGAGGCTTGCTTTTACTTCCTGTATCATGAGGCGCAGGTCATCGGTTAATTTCTTATTAATTTCGGTTGAAGCTGTTATTCCGATTGTAGACGCAGAAACCTCTTCAGCAATGGCGTTATTATCCGCAGCGACTCCGAATACTTCTTTGGTTTCAGTAAGGATTGTTTCCGCATTTTTTTCGATCTGTTCTATTTCCATGGTGTTTTGGGAAGAAATGTTTGATACCTTTTGATTGGCATCCAGAAGTTCATCCGAAGAAATTGCCAGTTTCTGAATGGAATCTATACCTTCATTAACAGATGTAAACAATTCTTCTGTTATCTGCACCACGTTTTCAAACTTCTGGGCCATCGATTCTGTAGAAGTTGAAATATCTTCCATTTGATGAACTGTATTATCCACAGCCTGCAATATATTGGTAAGCGAAGTTTTGGCGCTCATTGATAACGACACTCCTTGCTCAACCTGATCTGTGCTGATTTCCATAGATTTTACAGCCACATTTGTAATACTTTGAATCGTATATATCAGATTGGCAATTTCTTTGGTAGCTTTACCGGATTTTTCCGCCAGCTTTCTGACTTCGTCGGCTACAACGACAAACCCTTTTCCGGCTTCTCCGGCACGGGCGGCTTCTATTGCAGCGTTAAGTGCCAGCAAATTAGTTTGTTCGGCAATATCATCAATAATTTCTATAATATCCTCGATCCGTTTTGAATATTCACCCAGTTCCGATATTTTACCAGCCGAATCCAGCACTATGTTCTTGAGGTTGTTCATTTCCAGAACTATATTCTCAACACTTTTTTTACCCTTCTCTGCTACATCAACGGACTCTTTGGAATTTGTATAAACACTCTTGGCTTTATTTTTTATCAGATTAACTGTGGACAGAGTCCCCTCTATATTTTCACTGGTTTGAGCTATTTTGTTTATCTGGGATATAGAATTCTCGTTAAGTGATTGAATTAGGTCGTTATTTTTTACAAGCTTTTCTACATTATTCTGAATTTTGCCATCCTGAGTTTTTATACCCTCGCTGATATTTTTAAGACCGGTATTGATCTTATCGACTGATTCTGTGATGTTATTAATTTTTTCAGTCTGCAGTGTTGCGCCATTCGCTACGTCTGTAATAATTTTAGAAAGTTCTCCAAAATTATCCGCAGTATCCTTAACATTGCTATCCAGTTGGTTTACGTTGCCTATAAGCTGACCGGCCATTTTATTGATATAATCGAAATGTTCCTTTGTAAGCTGAGCTTGCTGATTAAAAGCTGTTTTAATACCCTTAAGCAATGATGTTACGTCCTGTTGTATACGGTAACTGAAATCTCTCTTACCCAAAAATTTAATTAATCCTTCCATAATAATGTTGATGCTATCCTTCTGTTCCTGCAACCAGCGGTAAAATAAAATAACTACAGGTATTGTTAAAAGCGAAACAATCAGAACAAAAATAATTATCAGCTTGTTAATGACCCTCACAAATAAGCTCAGGTTCGGATCATACAAATTGGTTATATCTTTGCTTGAACCTACAACTATATGCTGTTCAGGTAAAAAAAGAGCGTAAGCCATCTTTTGTGATGCCTTACCTTTTTCATTCTTGGACTGATAAACCATATAAACCTCACCTTTTAAAATCGCTTCCTGGATCAGATTATAGAAAAAGGGCTTACCGTTAGCATCTTTAAAATTTTGCATACCCAGGTCTAGAATATACTTTTTCAGAGGATGATATAAAATTACAGCTTCTTCACTGGTTGCCCACCAATAATTGTCTCCGTACTTGTATGATTCTATGATCCTTATAAAATCATCAGTGGACTTGGATTCTTTTAATTGACTCGCCAGTATTAATGTTTTCTCTTTAAGACCTATCCTCTGCTGCTCCTGCAGAATACTGACGGATAATTTTTTTATGTCCTTAACAGTTGGTGCTGAAATAAATTTAAAGGCAATGAATAAAATGAGGAAAGTACATATGGCGACTACAATTGAGGCAACAATTCTATTTTCTGTTTTGAAGTTAAATTTCATAATATGACTCCCCCAAACGCAATCTAACTATAGTTTAATGGAAATCAAATAATCTGACAATGCTTCCTGCCAATTTCGTACACTGTAGTTTAACGCTTTTATCAATTTTTCATTACACAAAATACTATACTGTGGTCTTTGCGCGGGTGTCGAGTATTCAGATGAAGGAATATTCACAATTTCTACTTTTTTTCCGCATAGACTGAAGATCTCGCCGGCAAATTCGAACCATGAACAACGACCGGAATTTACAGCATTATAAATACCATCTTTTTTTGCTTGTAACAAATCCAATGTCCATTTCACCAAGTCATAGCTATATGTTGGACATCCGAACTGATCATCAACAACTCTTATGGTCTGCTGTTTTTCGGCCAGGTTCAGCATTGTCTGTACAAAATTTTTACCGTTGGGACCATATAGCCAGGCTGTACGCAGAAGCAAATATTGTTTGGCGGGAAGCAATGAAAGTATACTCTCCTCGCCCAGCAGCTTGCTGGCCCCATAAACACTTAGCGGCTCCGGTTTGTCTGTTTCCACATAACCTTCTTTTTTGTTTCCGGAGAAAATATAATCAGTAGAATAATGAACAAGAAAAAAATTATAGTCTTTTGCAGCCAATGCCAGGTTTTCAACCCCGAGTCCATTGACAGCAAATGCCTTTTCTTTTTCTTTTTCAGCTAGGTCAACCGCTGTATATGCCGCACAATTTATAACGCAATCAACTTGGAGTTCTTTTAGTATTTGGAGTGATTTCCGGTCAGTAATATCAATATCTTTTTTTGTAAGGGGAGTAAAAAAAATCCCTCTCGTTACTAAAGTTTCGGCAAATGCCGATCCCAACATACCGTTTGCGCCGACAAGAGCGATCCTGGTCATTAGTTATCCCTCCTCATTCTTTTCGCATACCTTTTTTTCCCGGCTGCTTTTTTCAGTTTTATCAGCTTGGTAATATATTCCTTAAAAGGTTCCTCTGTTTTTTGTAACTCAGATGTTTTTTCCGATTTGATGAAAATCTTTTTTACTTCCTGTCTTGTTTTAAGCTCAGCCCGGATAAAACCCTTACCGCCTTCCAGCCCCATACTTTCTCCGGATTTATAACTAATTATATCTGTTTTGTGCCGATTTAAAAAAGATATGACAGCATTTCTTAATATACCGTCCCCTACTCCATGTATAATTTCAATTGCATTTACACGTTCGGCTTTACATTGGGCTAAAAAATTGGAAAGCAAGTATTCTACTTCGTCGGGATAAACTCCGTGCAAGTCTATATCTCTTACCGTAAAACTTCTTTGCAGCTTATATCTGGGCAATTATGTTCTCCAACCCAACTGTGATATTGATTTTCCCGCTTTTGCTCAAATAATCCAACTCATTTATTCTGACTAGAGTGGTTTTTAATTCCTTAAAGCTCCAGTACTTGAGATCGGGAACTATCTTTTTAACATAGAAAGGTGCTTTTCCCGAAGCTTTAATGATATCGCTTAAATTGTTAGTATTATATGATTTGAGCTGCATTAAAAATCTGACATGTTTTGACATTGTACTTAATAAAATAAAGGCTTCTTCCTGTTTTTTCATATTTAAAATATATTCAAACAGCTGCCTTTTATTTTTCTTACGAAAAAAATCCAGTACGTCAAAAATATTTTTTTCACCCTGAGCCGCATAATTATCAATATCCTGCAGGGTAATCTTTTTTCTGGGCAAGATTGCCGTTTTTATTTTTTCAAGATTTGTGTAGGTAGACCATAAATCAAGGCCGATAAGTTCAACAAGATATTCCATAGCCTTGTTTTCTATTTCAAATTGGTCCGTCTTTATCATATCTTGCACATATTTGAAAAACTGGTCCTTGTTCCATATTTCCAGTTTTTTAAACTCCTTGCAATTGCTTACAGAGATCAGCCATTTAACATTTTTCTTTCTTTTATCCGGAGATCCGCGATAAACAAAAAAAAGGTCATTGCCTTGTGGCAAATCCGCTATAAGTTTCTGAAAATGTTCAACATAATCCTCTCTTACTTCCGGCAGACCGTAAAAAATAATTAATTTTCTGGGAACAAACATATTAACTGAAAACAAAGCCTCAATCAGGCTCTCTACTGACTTCTTATTATCAAATTCTTCCAGAGCAAGGTCAGAATTTCCCTGAATAAAACGCTGTTTAATGTCTTTGATTTCCTTGAATAGAAGGAAATCTTCATCTCCGTAATAAAAGTTTAGTGTCACGGTTTTCCCAGTGTTTTGTAATGAGTTGAAAGTTGTTCGATTATTTGGTTCAAAAAATTCTCTTCATCGGCAGCAAGGTTGTTTCTTGTCTTTTCTGCCAGCATCTTGAGCATTTCGATTGTCAAATTAGCCTGCTCAGGTTCCTTTTCATTTCGGCCGGTCAATGGAT of the Candidatus Margulisiibacteriota bacterium genome contains:
- a CDS encoding methyl-accepting chemotaxis protein is translated as MKFNFKTENRIVASIVVAICTFLILFIAFKFISAPTVKDIKKLSVSILQEQQRIGLKEKTLILASQLKESKSTDDFIRIIESYKYGDNYWWATSEEAVILYHPLKKYILDLGMQNFKDANGKPFFYNLIQEAILKGEVYMVYQSKNEKGKASQKMAYALFLPEQHIVVGSSKDITNLYDPNLSLFVRVINKLIIIFVLIVSLLTIPVVILFYRWLQEQKDSINIIMEGLIKFLGKRDFSYRIQQDVTSLLKGIKTAFNQQAQLTKEHFDYINKMAGQLIGNVNQLDSNVKDTADNFGELSKIITDVANGATLQTEKINNITESVDKINTGLKNISEGIKTQDGKIQNNVEKLVKNNDLIQSLNENSISQINKIAQTSENIEGTLSTVNLIKNKAKSVYTNSKESVDVAEKGKKSVENIVLEMNNLKNIVLDSAGKISELGEYSKRIEDIIEIIDDIAEQTNLLALNAAIEAARAGEAGKGFVVVADEVRKLAEKSGKATKEIANLIYTIQSITNVAVKSMEISTDQVEQGVSLSMSAKTSLTNILQAVDNTVHQMEDISTSTESMAQKFENVVQITEELFTSVNEGIDSIQKLAISSDELLDANQKVSNISSQNTMEIEQIEKNAETILTETKEVFGVAADNNAIAEEVSASTIGITASTEINKKLTDDLRLMIQEVKASLTSSGH
- a CDS encoding Nif3-like dinuclear metal center hexameric protein, encoding MLISEITQFFENLYPLKYSLSWDNCGLQTGSLYKPVSNVLITLTPTTESIKNAIENHCELMICHHPLIFKSLASINTSEVNGQLIEKLIKANITLYAMHTNLDIARNGISDVLANYFDLNNIQVLNITNHEKIYKIIVYVPAAQFSNYREKLLDSPVGNIGNYSHCSFSSEGEGTFKPGLTSKPFIGQAGELSKVKEYKLETVVLGKDLEKVIEQIVRLHPYEEPAYDVILLHNNCSQVGLGRYGSIEPVKLQEFNQKIVGTYKGYINMDRIIKTIAVCGGNGSDLVQKAVDCNVDLFISGDIDYHADLLARESGLTIFDIGHENSEKVILPYLHDLLSKKFGEQLNKISIY
- a CDS encoding DUF1844 domain-containing protein, with translation MSENEKLYKSLFTSLIYTLNMTAMQQLGQVINPLTGRNEKEPEQANLTIEMLKMLAEKTRNNLAADEENFLNQIIEQLSTHYKTLGKP
- a CDS encoding Smr/MutS family protein, producing the protein MPRYKLQRSFTVRDIDLHGVYPDEVEYLLSNFLAQCKAERVNAIEIIHGVGDGILRNAVISFLNRHKTDIISYKSGESMGLEGGKGFIRAELKTRQEVKKIFIKSEKTSELQKTEEPFKEYITKLIKLKKAAGKKRYAKRMRRDN
- the holA gene encoding DNA polymerase III subunit delta, whose amino-acid sequence is MTLNFYYGDEDFLLFKEIKDIKQRFIQGNSDLALEEFDNKKSVESLIEALFSVNMFVPRKLIIFYGLPEVREDYVEHFQKLIADLPQGNDLFFVYRGSPDKRKKNVKWLISVSNCKEFKKLEIWNKDQFFKYVQDMIKTDQFEIENKAMEYLVELIGLDLWSTYTNLEKIKTAILPRKKITLQDIDNYAAQGEKNIFDVLDFFRKKNKRQLFEYILNMKKQEEAFILLSTMSKHVRFLMQLKSYNTNNLSDIIKASGKAPFYVKKIVPDLKYWSFKELKTTLVRINELDYLSKSGKINITVGLENIIAQI
- the rfbD gene encoding dTDP-4-dehydrorhamnose reductase, encoding MTRIALVGANGMLGSAFAETLVTRGIFFTPLTKKDIDITDRKSLQILKELQVDCVINCAAYTAVDLAEKEKEKAFAVNGLGVENLALAAKDYNFFLVHYSTDYIFSGNKKEGYVETDKPEPLSVYGASKLLGEESILSLLPAKQYLLLRTAWLYGPNGKNFVQTMLNLAEKQQTIRVVDDQFGCPTYSYDLVKWTLDLLQAKKDGIYNAVNSGRCSWFEFAGEIFSLCGKKVEIVNIPSSEYSTPAQRPQYSILCNEKLIKALNYSVRNWQEALSDYLISIKL